The following proteins are encoded in a genomic region of Oryza brachyantha chromosome 11, ObraRS2, whole genome shotgun sequence:
- the LOC102713679 gene encoding TPD1 protein homolog 1B-like, whose protein sequence is MATALSFLPALILVLIISVQGTSTGDRCTASSSIEVQTINTGEPAGGGDTVFEVRVKNLCPCSVRDVRLDGGGFATTVEVDPAVFRAADDGGGAYLVNGGGPIASMATVAFRYAWDHFFQITPASLEEDQCAS, encoded by the exons ATGGCCACTGCTCTCAGCTTTCTGCCTGCTCTCATCTTGGTCCTTATCATCTCTGTTCAGG GGACAAGTACCGGCGATCGCTGCACCGCGTCGAGCAGCATCGAGGTGCAGACGATCAACACCGGcgagccggccggcggcggcgacacggtgTTCGAGGTGCGGGTGAAGAACCTGTGCCCCTGCAGCGTCAGGGACGTgcgcctcgacggcggcggcttcgcGACGACGGTGGAGGTCGACCCGGCCGTGTTCCGggcggccgacgacggcggcggcgcctacCTGGTGAACGGCGGCGGGCCGATCGCCAGCATGGCCACCGTCGCCTTCCGCTACGCCTGGGACCACTTCTTCCAGATCACTCCGGCGAGCCTGGAAGAAGATCagtgtgctagctag
- the LOC102711926 gene encoding monosaccharide-sensing protein 2-like, giving the protein MRGAVLVAIAAAIGNLLQGWDNATIAGAVLYIKREFHLETQPSVEGLVVAMSLIGATIITTFSGPVSDIVGRRPMLIASSLLYFAGGLIMLWSPNVYVLLLARLVDGFGVGLAVTLVPVYISETSPPEIRGRLNTLPQFTGSGGMFFSYCMIFAMTLSPSPNWRIMLGVLFMPSLLYLFVTVFYLPESPRWLVSKGRMKEARAVLEMLRGREDVSGEMALLVEGLGSGGDTEIEDYVVGPSEGDAGENEQPRDTVTLYGPEQGLSWVAQPVAGGRGSMLGSSLGLQASRQGSMFEHLKDPVVALLGSVHERLPESGAAGSMRGSTLFPNLGSMLSVADRPGGWDEENIRPPDNATGEEEEYMSDDGKDDEDEGLQAPLLSRQSTEVEGKGEAASQMTMRRHSSVTGGGVETASTMGIGGGWQLAWKWTEKVGPDGVKRGGVKRMYLHEEGEANGEGGNRGGETPSSQYVHAAALVSRSMLYTKDVLIGQSPTEPAFANPPEAVAAAASSVPVWRELLEPGVRHALFCGVTIQILQQFSGINGVLYYTPQILDQAGVSVLLASLGLSADSTSILISGLTTLLMLPSIGLAMRLMDVSGRRSLLLSTLPVLITSLAVLVVANVVPMATTAHAALSTGSVIVYFCCFVMGFGPIPNILCSEIFPTRVRGLCIAICSLTFWLGDITVTYSLPVMLSTVGLAGVFALYAVVCCVALVFVALKVPETKGLPLEVIIEFFNVGAKAGALPDDDDD; this is encoded by the coding sequence ATGAGGGGCGCCGTGTTGGTGGCTATCGCAGCCGCCATTGGCAACTTGCTACAGGGATGGGACAACGCcaccatcgccggcgccgtgctcTACATCAAGCGGGAGTTCCACCTCGAGACACAGCCATCTGTCGAGGGCCTGGTCGTTGCAATGTCGCTCATCGGTGCGACGATCATCACCACCTTCTCCGGCCCAGTCTCCGACATTGTTGGACGGCGACCGATGTTGATCGCTTCGTCCCTCCTCTACTTCGCCGGCGGGCTCATCATGCTGTGGTCACCCAACGTGTATGTCCTTCTCCTCGCAAGGCTTGTTGATGGATTTGGTgtcggcctcgccgtcacGCTCGTCCCGGTCTACATATCCgagacgtcgccgccggagaTCCGCGGGCGGCTCAACACGCTGCCGCAGTTCACCGGCTCCGGTGGGATGTTCTTCTCCTACTGCATGATCTTTGCCATGACGCTGTCACCGTCACCCAACTGGCGCATCATGCTCGGCGTTCTCTTCATGCCCTCGCTGCTCTACTTGTTCGTCACCGTGTTCTACCTGCCGGAGTCGCCACGATGGCTCGTCAGCAAGGGCCGGATGAAGGAGGCCAGGGCTGTCCTCGAGATGCTCCGTGGCCGCGAGGATGTCTCCGGCGAGATGGCTCTGCTTGTTGAAGGCTTGGGCTCCGGCGGTGACACCGAGATCGAGGACTATGTCGTCGGTCCATCCGAGGGCGATGCTGGTGAGAACGAGCAGCCGAGAGACACGGTCACGCTCTACGGGCCGGAGCAGGGCTTGTCATGGGTGGCAcagccggtcgccggcggccgcggcagcATGCTTGGGAGCTCGCTGGGGCTACAGGCATCGCGACAGGGCAGCATGTTTGAGCATTTGAAGGATCCGGTGGTGGCACTGCTGGGCAGTGTCCATGAGCGGCTGCCTGagtccggcgccgccgggagcATGAGGGGAAGCACGCTGTTCCCCAACCTGGGTAGCATGCTGAGCGTCGCTGATAGGCCCGGTGGCTGGGACGAGGAGAACATCCGCCCTCCGGACAATGCCACGGGTGAGGAAGAGGAGTACATGTCCGACGATGGCAAAgacgacgaagacgaaggcTTGCAAGCGCCGTTGCTATCACGGCAGAGCACCGAGGTGGAGGGAAAGGGTGAGGCTGCAAGCCAGATGACGATGCGACGGCACAGCAGCGTGACAGGTGGTGGCGTGGAGACGGCGAGCACCATGGGCATCGGCGGTGGGTGGCAGCTAGCATGGAAGTGGACTGAGAAGGTGGGTCCCGACGGCGTGAAGCGCGGTGGCGTGAAACGGATGTATCTGCACGAAGAGGGGGAGGCCAATGGCGAGGGTGGCAACAGGGGCGGCGAGACTCCGTCGTCGCAGTACGTCCATGCGGCAGCGCTGGTGAGCCGATCGATGCTGTACACCAAGGATGTTCTAATCGGACAGAGCCCGACGGAGCCGGCGTTCGCGAACCCACCggaggccgtggcggcggcggcgtcgtcggttCCTGTGTGGCGGGAGCTCCTGGAGCCCGGCGTCCGCCACGCCCTATTCTGTGGCGTCACCATCCAGATCCTGCAGCAGTTTTCCGGCATCAATGGTGTCCTCTACTACACGCCGCAGATACTCGACCAGGCCGGCGTCAGCGTCCTCCTCGCTAGCCTCGGCCTCAGCGCCGACTCGACCTCCATTCTCATCAGCGGCCTCACCACGCTGCTCATGCTTCCCAGCATCGGTCTGGCGATGCGACTGATGGATGTGTCCGGCCGCCGGAGCCTGCTGCTGTCGACGCTGCCGGTGCTGATCACGtccctcgccgtcctcgtgGTGGCGAACGTCGTCCCGATGGCTACcacggcgcacgcggcgctgTCGACGGGGAGCGTCATCGTCTACTTCTGCTGCTTCGTCATGGGGTTCGGGCCCATCCCTAACATCCTCTGCTCCGAGATCTTCCCGACGAGGGTGAGGGGCCTCTGCATCGCCATCTGCTCCCTCACCTTCTGGCTCGGCGACATCACCGTCACGTACAGCCTCCCGGTAATGCTCAGCAccgtcggcctcgccggcgtgtTCGCGCTCTACGCCGTCGTCTGCTGCGTGGCGCTCGTGTTCGTCGCGCTCAAGGTGCCGGAGACGAAGGGGCTACCGCTCGAGGTCATCATCGAGTTCTTCAATGTCGGCGCCAAGGCCGGTGCTTTgcctgacgacgacgacgactag